GGCCTCATGAAATGGTAGAGCGAGGTTAAAATTATCCAgtgacctcctcctcccccctccctcgcctaTGCCTTCTTCTCGCACCTCCACAGCCACGTGCACGAAGCGCTTGTGTGCTTCAGTATCAGCGCCTTGCACGACAAGGAGGCAACGACAACAAGAGAACGAGCTTGAGTGATGCAGCACTCCTCAACGAACAGCAGAGGTCCACTCGTTGTACTCCATCCATAGGTACGGTGATGAGGAGCCGTCTGCCCACACTTCTGCGCCCTTGCCCTCCTTCGTACTCATCGACACTGCCTGCCTCAGTAGGAGCCGCAGCGGGTGCTCCTTCGTGGACTGCAACGGAGACAATCAGCCATGAGAACGTGATGATGAAAGTGAGCAGAGTAACACGCACCTTCCCACCCGCAACGAGACAGTATGGAGTCGAAggaagaacagaaaaaaaaaacggcagTTCAGCCCTCTATGTGCTTGAAGAGTAGGTCGAGCACAAATCCGAAAGAGGCGAGACACGCGACAGCTTCGGAACGCTTTAAAGCAAAACAGACAAGAAGCAGTCTCCATTTCTCACCACGGCATATTTGTCCAATCCactgtggggggggggggtgactGAGTGCGTTAAGGCGTATGTCTGGATCACACAGCACCCGGGCTTGATGCTTGTGAGTTGACATCGCGAGCGCCACACAGCTGGGCCCTTTGTCTCGTCTCCCAGCGAATGTGGGGAGTCGATGCACATGTGCGCAAGCAGGGCAAAACACAGTCATGTGAAGTAAACGTTTGTTGCGACAGGAGCGAGAGAAcagaagaacaacaaaacGAAGGCGGTGCGagggtaaaaaaaaaaaaatggtgACGCTaaaaagaaaatgaagaATAAAAGGGCGCCCGTACATTCGGCGACACGTACGGCCCATCCgttggtggtgggggggagggggggtctaCGCCTACCtgggaaaagaaaacccTCTTAGTTAGCGATCGGTGGTGAGGGAAGCAACGGATCGTGTTCGGCAGGATCGCAATGTTACggtggggggaagagagggggggggggggggcggaatAGGAAAGAGACGCAGACCGGAACAAAAACAAAGCGACCACGCGTGAGACGGCCAAAGCCAACAAGCGGTCGCGCGTGCCATAACgacagggaaggggggagaagggggagaagagccCGCCGTGAGTGCGctccgctttttttttttgggggggggttcgctttgtcttttccttttcgcccCCGTCCTGCTCGACTGCGCGGTGcaggccgcggcggcgcagtcgAGGGGTGGCGCACAGAGGGACGAGGAACATGAAAGAACGACCAAACAGAGGCGtaccacacacatacacaataCTCTGAGAAGGGGGAGCGCAGGGGGGCCGGAGTCGCTCTCACACCAAACGCAAAAAgtgagacacacacaggcgcaacTCAACACGGGCCCTGAGAACGAAACGGAGCAGGCGGCAACCAACCaaccaaacaaacaaacaacaggaaaaagagggacaGAGTGTACACCACAAGAGGAAAGCACagatgagagaggggagaggcgtaCTGCTTGCGacatccaccaccacctctgctcCCCTCGAGAGCACCCACCCTATGAACTCAAACGTAGCCCATCAAGCAAGAACAGCAGTAGCAAAGGGGATACACCAACAGAACTACAAAAGACAAGGCAACccagcagagagagcgaaaaaaaatagagagagagagaagcgatcCAACACACAAGCGGAGACAGAATACGACAgacagaggggaaggaaagatgTTAGTCGAAAAAGGCGGGCGCACAGCGTAGGATTCTGTGCCGCTACCAAGTGTAAGCCCATTAAGCGAAAACACGAAAATCGTCTTCGTGAGGATCAACGTGgcaagagacagagacagaaaGAAACAAGAAGGCGGCGAGGAAGCACAAGAACACCCTACTGAGCGGTATCGAGCGTGGCTGCGTAAACAACAGTACCGATATGGGGGGCGGGGGACTGCGGCGGTAATCCTTTTCACCCGCCACAGACAAGggcgcatctcctcctcctcctcccccccctctcatgCTGACTGAGGTGCGCATTTCTCACTTTGTCGTCCCCACTCTTCTTTgactcccctctcttttacCCACAGCTCGAAGGTGGCACGACATCGTGTGCGGCGCACCTCGCtcgaaagggggaagaggcacgGGTGGACTGAAGAAAGACGGGCAGTTGCGTCGAACAGGAACGTTCATCAGAGGGGCGTAGTGTGGGAGAGGACATGCATGACAGGAGATGgggcgaggagaagagccAAATGCGACAGCACGGCTGAAAGcctgaagagagaggccaaGCGACACGCCAGAGTCGTAGACGCGTAGGcacaacacacaaaacaatgctcttcctcttccttccctcaccccaccGTTGTTTAGCtatgcacacgcactcagCGATGTCACCTCGCGCGTCCATTACACTCGCCAGTCCCATTCGTAGCTGCCACCTTCCACAACACGCTTGACAGGCTTTGAGACAGAGGTAACAGTTGTGCTTGCGATGCTGccgggcagcgctgctggcgggcCCTCCTCCGCGGCTGGTCTACCCGTCTGGAGCACCTGTGTTCGCGAAGGCGAGCGGGAGTTCCGAGCCACCGCTAGgccgctgccggcagcaAGCGTTGGAGTGTTAGGAGTGGCGAAAAGACTAGCATCAGCCATCGGGTCCAGCAGTTGTGTCGTAACGGAAGGCATGCACCTCTGCGGCGGCCACACCGCCACATTGAGGGCAGCTACACTGGGGAAGCTAAGAGACGCGCCCATCGAGGTCGGCGTCATCCCGTGTGAGCCGTGCACTGGTGTCGATGAGTAACTGTCACCACTGTAGTTCATTCCGGCAGTGCCAGACGTTGCTACTCCACCCATGACTGGCGGGCGCGACAgccctgcagcggcgctggccgGGTTCGCTGCGCTGAAACGGTGAAACCTCGTCTGTATGTTCGGCGCACCGTAGGCGTAGCTGTAGAGTGCCTGcacccaccgccgcgcgGTGCTCATCGCTTGCGACGACGCTGATGACATCACTGGTGTAGCAAGGTACGTAGCCGTAGGAGCTGCCGGTGTGTTGCCTGCGCCAGACGCTGCGCCAGTCTGTGAAAAGCCATGCCCGCCGTGCTCCACGGATCCGCTTCTTGCCACCGCACTACCATTGGCATCGACAGTCCCGGCGCTGCCCTTCGGCCCTGTTGCGCGAGGCGTCGGCAGCAGTGAGAATAAGGCACTTGCAATTGTCTTGGGCACCGGCACGCTCGCCGACTTGCTtgcgccggcagcggtggccgaGGAAGACAAAATCGGTTGCGGTCGTGTCGTCGAGTACGCCAAAGAAGAAGTGGCTAGAGCTGAAGTGGATGGCAGAGGgttgtggctgctgtggctccCTGTTATGGAGGCGCTGGGTGAGCCACCAGCGACGGCTTGCTTCTTCTTGTTCGGATTTGCAAAGTTCGGCACCGTTCCGTGGTAGTACGTAGTCCCATCTCGCTCAAACCGGTAGACGTAGAAGTTTCCGACGTGCTCGTGGATGTGCACCGTGTTCGGGCACGACTCCAGCACTGCCAGCTCCTCTGCAGTCGCGCGCGGGAGTGGGTACCAGACATCCCCCTCGTGGCTCTGCAGAGCTTCGGCCTCGTCACGGTCGCACACTCGGGTCACCCAAGCCGGGTCGTCGGAGTCCGCCTCGCGCGCCTGCTTGCAGTATGGCCGCATCGCCGCCAGCACGACACCCTCAAGGGGAATCGAGTGATCCGCAAACCACACAAGGCTGCCTGGGTCGAAGCGCAGGATGTCGCCCTCGTTGAAGCCCGGCAAGACATCACTGCCCATGACGTAGACGTCTTTTGGGTGAATCGTCACCACGCAGCCCGGCACTGGAATCGGTGGTGGGTGCGCCTGATCCACCAACCCGCGGTACCGCCAGTAcccgctctcctcgctcggcagctgcgtcacGCGCTCCTGCATTACCTCCGGCCGCTCCGCGAGGGACCAGCACAGACGCTGAGCCAGGTCCTTCGAGATACGGCCATGGATCATCTGATCCGCCGTGATCCACATCTCCATCTCGTCCGTGACGCCCTGGCCCATGCTGTGGTCAATGGCAGCCAAGCCGCCGGTGCTGTGGTTGCCCATCATGGTTCCTGGGCCGCGAGCCGTCATGCCGTCCATGTGGTGACCCGACAAGGACCCGTTGAGGCTGCTGTTGCGACTCGGGTCAGCCGTTGGGGTACCGCCCTTGAGCACGCCGAGGTAACCCCAGCGCCACTTCATCTCGTACAGGAACGAGAGAATCGGTATGTTGGTGAGGAGGCTCGAGAAGCTGAAGGTCTCCATTGGCGGCAGGAAGGGCCGCAACGGTTCCTGTGCGGCGACGGACAGCGGGTGCGGCGTGGCAGGCGAAGCCAAGGttccggcagctgcggcggcggcggcaaatTCGTAcatcggcggtggtgcacccGCTGCAGGGGCGGAACCCGCACTGTTGGCTCCACTATCGTAGAGGGGCAGAGACGATGCTGAGGCTGTTGTCTGGCTCGGATAGGTGATGGGGCCCTCCATCTGCACACTGGGCTGCCGCTCGATCACCCCCGCCTGTATCATCTGGTAGTAGTAGGTGCTAGCGGCAATATACGTCACACGGCCAAGGTTCTGCTCACCGGCAGACTTCGTGAGAAACACCATGGCCGCTAGCGGGGcagccaccggcggcggcagcgtcatgaCATCCTCGCACGTGCCGATGCGGGCAAGATAGCGGCTGCTGTTCTTACCGACCCCGCGCGCTCTCAGAAGCGTGCCATTGCTGGTCATCTTCGACGTCGCATTCATGCTTCCGCTGCTCGCCTGGCTGCTGGTGAACGAGTACGGGTCATTATGGTACGTGCCCCCCGTTGTCAGTGAGGGCGACTGCCTGGAGCCTGGGGTGAGCAGGCTGGTCGCCTGGTTCGCCATGGCCGTGGCCTGCGTCGACATCAGCCGTGCATCTTCCACGTCCTCCTGCATGGAGACAAAGCCGAAGCAGCCGACAACATTGATGATGGAGCCGAACATGTACACGCCGTTCTCTAGTGCCGCCTGCATGTTGCTCATGGGAGCGGAAGCGCTACTTccggaagaggggggagtcGGCGGGGCAACAGAGGACGAAGGGGCCGAcgtgcgcgccgcagcaccgctagGGACAACATTATGCAGGTTGAGCGCCTTGCTGATGTCTGACCGGAATGCCACGGCGCATAGGACGGGCAGCACCTTCCGCTGCTTCTTGCCGTCAGGCCCCATGgtagtgtgtgggtgcgctaGCGCCCACTCGTAGGCGTGCCGCATCTCCGCGTCCGTGTCGAAGAGCATCTCTTCTACGTGCTCGATGACACCGCGGTAGAGGGCCTCACGTGAGGGGTACGAGTcatcgttgtcgtcgtcatcctcgctgctgctgtggcaccCCTCCGGCATCAGTCCGACAGCAGGCAGCCTGGCGCCTACGCCGCCTTCGGTAGCTGActtagcagcagcggcagcacgtgCTTCGCGCTCCTGttgacgacggcggcgccgctgggcGCGCGTCTCCTCTCCGGGTAATCGGTAGGAACTCGCGTAGTTTGGAATACAGCTAAGGTTACCAGGGTTTCCAGGGCGTCGGAAGTAGTAGTTGACCGCGGCATCGCAGCGCGCCTTGTGGAACTGCACAAATAGCGGGCAGTCGGGGCTTGGGAAGTACTCCTTTGTGAGAGGGATGAGGATGATGCTGGGGCGCttgctgccgccacccccgcctcCGCTCCCGCCTCCGGCGGCCGATGGGTTCGCTTGATTCACATTGAAGAAACCTCGCCGGATAGTCTCGCGGCTTGGTGCAACCCCCATAGTCTACGTATCGCTGAAGGTGAACGGTATGTCCCTCTGTGGGGTGTCGCCACTGGCGGATGTGCTCTGCCCTTAGGGAAGAAGGAAGGAACAGAAAGGATGGAACAGGACAAGCGAAAACAGATGCAGAGGCCGCACCTGGTGTCTGCCAGACTGTCAGCAACTTCCCGTGCACCGTTCCTTATGCTtttccttcagcagcgaAGTCACTCCGTCGGACGCGCTCCGTATGGCTGTACCCTTTTTGTGGTTACTGTCGCCTCGACCTAATTTCTATCAGAGGCTCTTTTCTCGAAAGATGCCGATGCGCAATGCGGCGTCTCCTCCTGTGCAGACTTCACGGCAGTTAGTTGGTGCGCGCACTGCAGCCAcgggaggatgaggagggagggggagggggcaacaCCGGCACCCCGGCAGAGCAGTGtagaggggaaaaaggggagacATGCCATAGGAGTGAAGGCGAatcgagagaggggaaagagaaacgcacgCAATTCAAAgtaaaggggggaaagggacggagagagaagcgccgTGTCACTTTGCTAAGCTCAGAACTGGACCTGA
The DNA window shown above is from Leishmania panamensis strain MHOM/PA/94/PSC-1 chromosome 31 sequence and carries:
- a CDS encoding hypothetical protein (TriTrypDB/GeneDB-style sysID: LpmP.31.1430) — encoded protein: MGVAPSRETIRRGFFNVNQANPSAAGGGSGGGGGGSKRPSIILIPLTKEYFPSPDCPLFVQFHKARCDAAVNYYFRRPGNPGNLSCIPNYASSYRLPGEETRAQRRRRRQQEREARAAAAAKSATEGGVGARLPAVGLMPEGCHSSSEDDDDNDDSYPSREALYRGVIEHVEEMLFDTDAEMRHAYEWALAHPHTTMGPDGKKQRKVLPVLCAVAFRSDISKALNLHNVVPSGAAARTSAPSSSVAPPTPPSSGSSASAPMSNMQAALENGVYMFGSIINVVGCFGFVSMQEDVEDARLMSTQATAMANQATSLLTPGSRQSPSLTTGGTYHNDPYSFTSSQASSGSMNATSKMTSNGTLLRARGVGKNSSRYLARIGTCEDVMTLPPPVAAPLAAMVFLTKSAGEQNLGRVTYIAASTYYYQMIQAGVIERQPSVQMEGPITYPSQTTASASSLPLYDSGANSAGSAPAAGAPPPMYEFAAAAAAAGTLASPATPHPLSVAAQEPLRPFLPPMETFSFSSLLTNIPILSFLYEMKWRWGYLGVLKGGTPTADPSRNSSLNGSLSGHHMDGMTARGPGTMMGNHSTGGLAAIDHSMGQGVTDEMEMWITADQMIHGRISKDLAQRLCWSLAERPEVMQERVTQLPSEESGYWRYRGLVDQAHPPPIPVPGCVVTIHPKDVYVMGSDVLPGFNEGDILRFDPGSLVWFADHSIPLEGVVLAAMRPYCKQAREADSDDPAWVTRVCDRDEAEALQSHEGDVWYPLPRATAEELAVLESCPNTVHIHEHVGNFYVYRFERDGTTYYHGTVPNFANPNKKKQAVAGGSPSASITGSHSSHNPLPSTSALATSSLAYSTTRPQPILSSSATAAGASKSASVPVPKTIASALFSLLPTPRATGPKGSAGTVDANGSAVARSGSVEHGGHGFSQTGAASGAGNTPAAPTATYLATPVMSSASSQAMSTARRWVQALYSYAYGAPNIQTRFHRFSAANPASAAAGLSRPPVMGGVATSGTAGMNYSGDSYSSTPVHGSHGMTPTSMGASLSFPSVAALNVAVWPPQRCMPSVTTQLLDPMADASLFATPNTPTLAAGSGLAVARNSRSPSRTQVLQTGRPAAEEGPPAALPGSIASTTVTSVSKPVKRVVEGGSYEWDWRV